Proteins encoded within one genomic window of Amycolatopsis nigrescens CSC17Ta-90:
- a CDS encoding tyrosine-type recombinase/integrase produces the protein MGHIQDRWYRPALDPETDKVLLNGKGKPVLEKTELYGVGMRYKVRYLDPESKERSKSFPDKQKKRAEDFLIEMESDKREGKYVDPQAGKVLFKTVAERWVDAQTFDYTTRERVKSRVATHLVPFFSGKSIGSIKPSDVQAWLRWLQDRQVSVNSRVLYFTHLVSVLSFAQEDKLIIANPAVSKSVTRPREVRAAVQPWSADRTRAVERELPRRYRPAVRLPAGLGLRSGEVFGFSLDDVDRERNVVRVERQVRLVLNAPVFAPPKRGKTREVPIGAALLDDLDRYAEEFPPVAITLPWMHPDGDPVTVNLLMVNGEGGPIRRTTFRTFTWVPALKRAGIEPTRADGLHALRHLYASVLLDAGESIKALSAFLGHADPGFTLRVYTHLLPTSHERTRNAVDAFFGNSLDGQLAA, from the coding sequence ATGGGACACATCCAAGACCGCTGGTACCGGCCTGCCCTCGACCCGGAAACCGACAAGGTCCTGCTCAACGGCAAGGGAAAGCCGGTCCTGGAGAAGACCGAACTGTACGGCGTGGGCATGCGGTACAAGGTCCGCTACCTCGACCCGGAGAGCAAAGAGCGCTCGAAGTCCTTCCCGGACAAGCAGAAGAAGCGCGCTGAAGACTTCCTGATCGAGATGGAGTCGGACAAGCGAGAGGGCAAGTACGTCGACCCTCAGGCAGGAAAGGTGCTCTTCAAGACTGTGGCGGAGCGCTGGGTCGATGCCCAGACCTTCGACTACACGACCCGGGAGCGCGTTAAGAGCCGGGTGGCGACTCACCTGGTGCCGTTCTTCTCCGGGAAGTCCATCGGGTCAATCAAGCCGAGCGACGTGCAGGCGTGGCTGCGGTGGCTCCAGGATCGGCAGGTCAGCGTGAACTCTCGGGTGCTGTACTTCACGCACCTGGTGTCGGTCCTGAGCTTCGCGCAGGAAGACAAGTTGATCATCGCCAACCCGGCGGTGTCGAAGAGCGTCACCCGGCCTCGCGAGGTGCGTGCGGCGGTTCAGCCGTGGTCAGCGGACCGGACTCGCGCGGTTGAACGGGAGCTGCCCAGGCGCTACCGCCCGGCCGTGCGGCTCCCGGCGGGACTGGGGCTGCGGTCGGGGGAAGTGTTCGGGTTCTCGCTCGACGACGTGGACCGGGAGCGCAACGTCGTGCGGGTGGAGCGGCAGGTCCGCCTGGTGCTCAACGCCCCGGTGTTCGCACCGCCGAAGCGAGGCAAGACGCGGGAGGTGCCGATCGGGGCCGCGCTGCTCGATGACCTGGACCGGTACGCGGAGGAGTTTCCGCCGGTCGCGATCACCCTGCCCTGGATGCATCCGGACGGCGACCCGGTGACGGTCAACCTGCTCATGGTCAACGGCGAAGGCGGGCCGATCAGGCGGACCACCTTCCGCACGTTCACCTGGGTGCCCGCGCTGAAGCGGGCCGGGATCGAGCCGACTCGGGCGGATGGCTTGCATGCGCTGCGGCACCTGTACGCCTCGGTGCTGCTCGACGCGGGCGAGTCGATCAAGGCGTTGTCGGCCTTCCTCGGGCACGCCGATCCGGGCTTCACGCTGCGGGTGTACACGCACCTGCTGCCGACCAGCCACGAACGGACCCGCAACGCGGTCGATGCCTTCTTCGGGAACTCGCTGGACGGCCAGCTGGCGGCGTGA
- the trhA gene encoding PAQR family membrane homeostasis protein TrhA, with product MDTRPRLRGHIHFWSFFCSVAAAATLISLAASTVSGTAALATSIYGLTVLGLFGVSALYHRRLWSPKAYKWMKRADHSMIFLFIAGTYTPFTLLAMSQPTGYIVLGVVWVGALGGVALKLLWPHAPRWLGVPIYIALGWVAVFVLPELLSHAGVGALVLLLVGGLFYTAGAIFYAVRWPNHWPKTFGYHEFFHACTVLAAASHYIAIWLAMYP from the coding sequence GTGGACACCCGCCCCCGGCTCCGCGGGCACATCCACTTCTGGTCCTTTTTCTGCTCAGTTGCAGCCGCTGCGACGTTGATCTCGCTGGCCGCGTCCACAGTGTCCGGTACGGCCGCGCTGGCCACCTCGATCTACGGCCTCACCGTGCTCGGCCTGTTCGGGGTGAGCGCGCTCTACCACCGTCGCCTGTGGAGCCCCAAGGCGTACAAGTGGATGAAACGCGCCGACCACTCGATGATCTTCCTGTTCATCGCCGGCACGTACACCCCGTTCACCCTGCTCGCGATGTCCCAGCCCACCGGCTACATCGTGCTCGGCGTGGTCTGGGTGGGCGCGCTGGGCGGGGTCGCCCTGAAGCTGCTCTGGCCGCACGCCCCACGCTGGCTCGGCGTGCCGATCTACATCGCGCTCGGCTGGGTCGCCGTGTTCGTGCTGCCCGAACTGCTCTCCCACGCCGGCGTCGGGGCCCTGGTCCTCCTCCTGGTCGGCGGCCTGTTCTACACCGCCGGCGCGATCTTCTACGCGGTCCGCTGGCCCAACCACTGGCCGAAGACCTTCGGCTACCACGAGTTCTTCCACGCCTGCACGGTCCTGGCCGCCGCTTCGCACTACATCGCGATCTGGCTCGCCATGTACCCCTAG
- a CDS encoding isoprenyl transferase, translating into MSLRRFVADIVYSAYSRRLIQQAAGRHPRHIAVILDGNRRWAREAGFADVADGHRAGAKKIVDFLGWCREADVQFVTLWMLSTDNLGRASEEVEALMGIIADVVEELAEPDAQWQLRIVGALDLMPKEIADRLTAAAERTEGRNGMEVNVAVGYGGRQEITDAVRKLLHQHADEGTSIQELAKMLDVDHISEHMYTSGQPDPDLIIRTSGEQRLSGFLLWQSAHSEFWFNEAYWPAFRRVDFLRALRDYAVRHRRFGS; encoded by the coding sequence GTGAGTCTTCGTCGTTTCGTCGCCGACATCGTGTACAGCGCATACAGCCGCAGGCTGATCCAGCAGGCCGCGGGCCGTCATCCCCGCCATATCGCCGTCATCCTGGACGGAAACCGCAGGTGGGCCCGGGAGGCCGGGTTCGCCGACGTCGCCGACGGCCACCGCGCCGGGGCGAAGAAGATCGTCGACTTCCTCGGCTGGTGCCGCGAGGCCGATGTCCAGTTCGTCACCTTGTGGATGTTGTCCACGGACAACCTCGGCCGCGCCTCCGAAGAGGTCGAGGCGTTGATGGGCATCATCGCGGACGTGGTCGAGGAGCTGGCCGAACCTGACGCACAATGGCAGTTGCGGATTGTCGGTGCCCTCGATCTGATGCCGAAGGAGATCGCCGACCGGTTGACCGCCGCGGCCGAACGTACCGAAGGACGTAACGGTATGGAGGTCAATGTCGCTGTCGGGTACGGCGGCCGTCAGGAGATCACCGACGCGGTGCGAAAACTGCTCCATCAACACGCTGATGAGGGCACTTCAATTCAGGAACTGGCGAAGATGCTCGATGTGGACCACATTTCCGAGCATATGTACACCTCGGGGCAGCCGGATCCGGATCTGATTATCCGCACCTCGGGTGAGCAGCGGTTATCCGGTTTTCTGCTGTGGCAGTCGGCGCATTCCGAGTTCTGGTTCAACGAGGCCTATTGGCCCGCCTTCCGCCGGGTGGACTTCCTCCGCGCGCTGCGCGACTACGCGGTCCGGCACCGGCGCTTCGGGTCCTGA